The following are encoded together in the Bacteroidales bacterium genome:
- a CDS encoding rubrerythrin family protein, with protein MNSIKGTKTEQNLLKAFAGESQARMRYDYFAKQAKKEGLEQIAALFDETAINEKAHAKRFFKFLEGGAVEITAMYPAGKIGTTLENLKAAADGENEEWTELYPEFAKIADEEGFKEVAVAFRMIAKVEKEHEERYRTLYNNLEAGKVFERNNKIYWKCRNCGYVHEGEKAPKLCPACLHPQSYFEIKETNY; from the coding sequence ATGAACAGTATTAAAGGAACAAAAACAGAACAAAATTTATTAAAAGCATTTGCCGGAGAATCGCAAGCTAGAATGCGTTACGATTATTTTGCAAAACAAGCAAAAAAGGAAGGTTTGGAACAAATTGCAGCTTTATTTGATGAAACCGCAATAAATGAAAAAGCACATGCAAAACGCTTTTTTAAATTTTTGGAAGGCGGTGCTGTTGAAATTACGGCAATGTATCCTGCAGGAAAAATAGGAACTACATTAGAAAATTTAAAAGCAGCAGCAGACGGCGAAAATGAAGAATGGACAGAACTTTACCCCGAATTTGCAAAAATAGCAGATGAAGAAGGTTTCAAAGAAGTTGCCGTGGCTTTCAGAATGATTGCAAAAGTTGAAAAAGAACACGAAGAAAGATACAGAACACTATACAATAACCTGGAAGCAGGAAAAGTATTTGAAAGAAACAATAAAATTTATTGGAAATGCAGAAACTGCGGTTATGTACACGAAGGCGAAAAAGCTCCGAAACTGTGTCCTGCATGTTTGCACCCGCAATCTTATTTTGAAATTAAAGAAACAAATTATTAA
- a CDS encoding flavin reductase: MNVEALYNISYGLYIVSSGSKKEGNAYIANTVFQITSEPPLFAVSCNKKNFTSEFIKKFKTFSVSILNQNAKAETIGNFGFRTGRKINKFENFDVRFGKTSVPIVINDSIAYMEFKLTDEINLGTHILFIGELVDAQLIAEGQPLTYDYYRKIKKGFTPKNAPSYIKKEKKQKSEGKIYKCNVCGHIYDNNIEKIKFEDLPDNWTCPTCGVGKEEFSEI; encoded by the coding sequence ATGAATGTTGAAGCATTATATAATATTTCTTACGGGCTTTACATTGTAAGTTCAGGAAGTAAAAAAGAGGGCAATGCTTATATTGCCAATACCGTTTTTCAAATTACCTCCGAACCGCCATTGTTTGCAGTAAGTTGTAATAAGAAAAATTTTACAAGCGAGTTTATTAAAAAGTTTAAAACATTTTCGGTTTCAATTTTAAATCAAAATGCAAAAGCCGAAACAATTGGTAATTTCGGTTTTAGAACCGGAAGAAAAATCAATAAATTTGAAAATTTTGATGTCAGATTCGGAAAAACAAGTGTTCCGATTGTTATCAATGACAGTATTGCATACATGGAATTCAAATTAACCGATGAAATTAATCTGGGAACACACATATTATTTATAGGCGAGTTGGTTGATGCTCAACTGATTGCCGAAGGACAACCTTTAACCTATGATTATTACAGAAAAATAAAAAAAGGCTTTACACCAAAAAATGCACCTTCGTATATCAAAAAAGAAAAAAAACAAAAATCCGAAGGTAAAATTTATAAATGCAATGTATGCGGGCATATATACGACAATAATATCGAAAAAATAAAATTCGAAGACTTACCCGACAACTGGACTTGTCCGACCTGCGGAGTAGGTAAAGAGGAATTTTCTGAAATATAA
- a CDS encoding transcriptional repressor, giving the protein MERVQNINNELLKAGIKPSYQRMKIYEFLVNNNIHPTVDIIYKKLSKEIPTLSKTTVYNTLKLFENRNLIINVNIEESEIRYDAQKHIHGHFKCESCGKIFDFDYNYNDLKFSGLDDFVLNKTDVMIKGICKECIIKNS; this is encoded by the coding sequence ATGGAGAGAGTACAAAATATAAATAATGAATTACTTAAAGCAGGTATAAAACCGTCGTATCAAAGAATGAAAATATATGAGTTTTTAGTAAACAATAATATTCATCCTACGGTTGACATTATTTATAAGAAATTATCAAAAGAAATTCCTACATTATCAAAAACAACCGTTTATAACACATTAAAACTATTTGAAAACCGGAATCTTATTATAAATGTGAATATCGAAGAAAGTGAAATAAGATATGATGCACAAAAACATATTCACGGTCATTTTAAGTGTGAAAGTTGCGGTAAAATTTTCGACTTTGACTACAATTACAACGATTTAAAATTTTCCGGTTTGGATGATTTTGTTTTAAACAAAACAGATGTTATGATAAAAGGAATTTGTAAAGAATGCATAATAAAAAACTCTTAA
- a CDS encoding MBL fold metallo-hydrolase, with product MIEICALASGSNGNCYYIGNEENAVLIDAGIYYKRLIERLDDAGLDKNKIKAIFISHEHTDHIQGARSTSNKLGIPVYYTKKTFHKSYNKNKAQNFIFFEPGTPHIIGNIKVYSFKKNHDAIDPCSFRIEIDNKNIGVMTDIGKVDEILQTEFSKCDAVFLESNYDEDMLQNGLYPYHLKQRVSSYDGHLSNIQALELVKNYASPKLKAILLSHISAANNTHETVSEVFSGLNGKYDIKLTSRQKISEVVEL from the coding sequence ATGATTGAAATTTGTGCATTAGCTTCCGGAAGCAACGGAAATTGTTATTATATCGGGAACGAAGAAAACGCAGTACTAATAGATGCCGGTATTTATTATAAGAGGTTGATTGAAAGGCTTGATGATGCCGGTTTAGATAAGAATAAAATAAAAGCAATTTTTATAAGTCATGAGCACACAGACCATATCCAAGGTGCACGCTCAACAAGTAATAAACTCGGAATACCTGTTTATTACACAAAAAAAACATTTCATAAAAGCTATAATAAAAACAAAGCACAAAATTTCATATTTTTTGAACCAGGTACACCTCATATTATTGGTAACATAAAAGTATATTCTTTTAAAAAAAATCATGATGCAATAGATCCGTGCAGTTTCAGAATAGAAATTGATAATAAAAACATCGGAGTAATGACCGATATAGGGAAAGTTGACGAAATTTTACAAACCGAATTCTCAAAATGCGATGCAGTTTTTCTTGAATCAAATTATGACGAAGATATGCTGCAAAACGGATTATATCCATATCATTTAAAACAAAGAGTAAGTTCTTATGATGGACATTTGTCTAATATTCAAGCTTTGGAATTGGTTAAAAATTATGCATCTCCCAAATTGAAAGCAATTTTATTGTCACATATTTCAGCGGCAAATAACACTCATGAAACTGTATCGGAGGTTTTTTCCGGGCTTAACGGTAAATACGATATAAAATTAACTTCAAGGCAAAAGATATCGGAAGTTGTAGAGTTATAA
- a CDS encoding SurA N-terminal domain-containing protein codes for MATLQKIRNKGPLIAIVIGIALLAFLLGDVNKIFSSGNDMSIAEINGTEVSLQEYQARYNNYEQGLKLLTGQTSLTTENQKYVESQVWDKIVKNYALSDTYEELGIDVSGMELAKIISGENIQNGLDPLTRQVFSDQNGNFNAQNAVNFFSNASETEDGAGVARFLEEEMKDNRKYTKYMSLISKGINITGFEAKQLYRERTELVDFDYAVKRYNTVADSTINVSDTELEAYYKEHKEEYEQEHTRDIAYITFNVVPSEEDKKVTREELEYYKNEFAEISIDSTQEELINYVNANSETKFSYPHLSFEELNDSALFYASSDTVFGLVFENGAYTMKRVFDRVNTPDSIEARHILIQVDGQVIKDIDRAKEIADSLMTLIKSGSDFAQIAKDNSAYQVSAQKGGDLGMFTEDMILNQLGLEFSDEVFKSKVGELKIIETGYGVHITEITGLGGDKKERVRLAVVSQIVRPGNNTVSDAFSTARDFSVNSDNNIEKFDELVEKNGYIKRILNDVNYETEVIAGIENPSSIINWIFKDDTEKESVSQAFQDGDMFIVAIVTEIREEGIAPLEQIKDEITAKVVKEKKAEQFVKEMTGETNLVKTAKNISFSSARLNDDGIEYKVIATAVYSEKDKVTNPIIGENGVYVLKVVSKTGIENLDEIDVTNDKLNSQRRIDFRISREAFEAIKEAAELTDNRYKFI; via the coding sequence ATGGCAACATTACAGAAAATCAGAAACAAAGGACCATTAATTGCTATAGTTATAGGTATTGCATTATTAGCGTTTTTATTAGGGGATGTAAATAAAATATTTTCATCGGGAAACGACATGAGTATTGCCGAAATAAACGGAACTGAGGTATCTCTTCAAGAGTATCAAGCCAGATATAATAACTACGAACAAGGTTTAAAATTATTAACAGGACAAACCTCTTTAACTACCGAAAATCAAAAATATGTTGAAAGTCAAGTATGGGATAAAATCGTAAAAAATTATGCTTTATCAGATACTTATGAAGAACTCGGTATTGATGTCAGCGGTATGGAACTGGCAAAAATTATAAGCGGTGAAAATATTCAAAACGGTCTTGATCCTTTAACAAGACAAGTTTTTTCTGACCAAAACGGTAATTTTAACGCACAAAATGCTGTCAACTTCTTTTCAAATGCAAGTGAAACAGAAGACGGAGCCGGTGTTGCAAGATTCTTAGAGGAAGAAATGAAAGACAACCGAAAATATACAAAATATATGTCCCTTATTTCAAAAGGTATTAATATTACAGGTTTTGAAGCTAAACAATTATACAGAGAACGTACTGAACTTGTTGATTTTGATTATGCAGTTAAAAGATATAATACAGTTGCCGACAGCACCATAAATGTAAGTGATACAGAACTTGAGGCATATTATAAAGAACATAAAGAAGAATACGAACAAGAACATACCAGAGACATTGCTTATATAACATTCAATGTTGTTCCTTCCGAAGAAGATAAAAAAGTAACAAGAGAAGAACTTGAGTATTATAAAAATGAGTTCGCAGAAATAAGCATAGATTCAACGCAAGAAGAATTAATTAATTATGTTAATGCAAACTCTGAAACTAAATTTTCATACCCACATTTATCATTTGAAGAACTGAATGATTCCGCACTATTTTATGCAAGTTCCGATACAGTTTTCGGTCTTGTGTTTGAGAATGGTGCTTATACCATGAAAAGAGTTTTCGACAGGGTAAATACACCCGACTCAATAGAAGCACGACATATATTAATTCAAGTTGACGGACAAGTTATTAAAGATATTGACAGAGCAAAAGAAATAGCCGACAGTTTGATGACTTTAATAAAAAGCGGTTCTGATTTTGCCCAAATTGCAAAAGATAATTCTGCTTATCAAGTTTCTGCACAAAAAGGCGGCGATTTAGGTATGTTTACGGAAGATATGATTCTTAATCAGTTAGGTTTAGAATTCAGCGACGAAGTTTTTAAGTCTAAAGTAGGAGAACTTAAAATTATTGAAACAGGGTACGGAGTTCATATTACAGAAATAACAGGACTGGGTGGAGACAAAAAGGAAAGAGTAAGATTAGCAGTTGTTTCACAAATTGTAAGACCCGGAAATAATACCGTAAGTGACGCATTTTCAACAGCGAGAGATTTTTCGGTAAATTCTGATAACAACATCGAAAAATTTGATGAGCTTGTTGAAAAAAACGGATATATTAAACGTATTTTAAATGATGTAAATTATGAAACTGAAGTTATTGCAGGAATTGAGAATCCAAGCTCTATTATAAACTGGATATTCAAAGACGATACAGAAAAAGAATCTGTATCTCAGGCTTTTCAAGACGGAGATATGTTTATTGTAGCAATTGTTACAGAAATAAGAGAAGAGGGAATTGCTCCTTTAGAACAAATTAAAGATGAAATTACGGCTAAAGTTGTTAAAGAGAAAAAAGCGGAACAATTTGTAAAAGAAATGACAGGAGAAACAAATCTTGTTAAAACAGCAAAGAACATTAGTTTTTCTTCTGCCAGATTAAATGATGACGGAATTGAATATAAAGTAATTGCGACAGCAGTTTATTCTGAGAAAGACAAAGTTACAAATCCAATTATCGGAGAAAACGGAGTTTATGTTTTAAAAGTAGTTTCAAAAACAGGTATTGAAAACCTTGATGAAATCGATGTTACAAACGATAAATTAAACTCTCAAAGAAGAATTGATTTCAGAATTTCTCGTGAAGCTTTTGAAGCAATAAAAGAAGCTGCTGAACTTACAGATAATAGATATAAATTTATATAA
- a CDS encoding rhomboid family intramembrane serine protease, protein MNKSEKKRLRFSLILPVFFLLIMWSVKIIEYSLNLHLYKYGIFPLKFENLTGILFAPFIHGDFDHLFSNTFPFLFLGTALFYFYREYALKVFLLIYFFSGFWVWLAARSAYHIGASGIIYGLASFLFFSGIIHKNRALSAVSLIVVFIYGSMVWGILPIKPEISWEGHLFGAVTGFILTLAFAKKIPEEYIVEPETNDDLSEFSAPDLSDDYYSEVKYHIKKEDEE, encoded by the coding sequence ATGAATAAAAGCGAGAAAAAAAGATTAAGATTCAGCTTAATACTTCCGGTATTTTTCTTACTTATTATGTGGAGTGTTAAAATAATTGAATATTCGTTGAATTTACATTTGTATAAATACGGCATATTTCCGTTAAAATTTGAAAATTTAACGGGTATATTGTTTGCACCTTTTATTCACGGAGATTTTGACCATTTGTTTTCAAATACTTTTCCTTTTTTATTTCTCGGAACAGCGTTGTTTTATTTTTACAGAGAATATGCTCTTAAAGTTTTTCTTTTAATTTATTTTTTCTCCGGATTTTGGGTGTGGTTAGCTGCACGCTCAGCATATCATATAGGAGCAAGCGGGATTATATACGGACTTGCATCTTTTCTCTTTTTTTCAGGGATTATTCATAAAAACCGTGCTTTAAGTGCCGTTTCTTTAATCGTTGTTTTTATATACGGAAGCATGGTTTGGGGAATCTTACCCATTAAACCGGAGATTTCTTGGGAAGGACATTTGTTCGGTGCGGTAACAGGCTTTATTTTAACATTAGCCTTTGCTAAAAAAATACCTGAAGAATATATTGTTGAGCCTGAAACAAATGATGATTTATCTGAGTTTTCTGCCCCAGACCTTAGTGATGATTATTATTCGGAAGTTAAGTATCATATAAAAAAGGAAGATGAGGAATAA